Below is a window of Ischnura elegans chromosome 1, ioIscEleg1.1, whole genome shotgun sequence DNA.
TCTTCGGAAGAGAGCGCGGACCCTCGTCACATCGAGAACCTCTTCGCCCGCCACCCACCCTTCTTGCCCACGCTCCCACCCCTCCcaaccctcccccctctccccaccCTCCCACCCCTACCCGCCCACCCCTTCGGCCACACCACCGAGACCATCACCAAAACTCTATACGTCACCAAAGTGTCCGAGGTTGTCGACCACCGCGTCACGGCAGTGCTCGTCGCCCACAACTGCGTGCCCACCGACACCAACATCCCCTTCTGCCCCGCCCCCCACGCTCCCTTGCCGCCCCCGCCCCCGCCCTACGTCCCGCACGCCCCCGCAGCGCACTACGTATCCGTGCATAACCCTCTGGGTGCCGCCTCTCCACACGGCTCCCCCGTTCCCTGGTGGGTCTCGGCTGCTGCTTCACACCACGGCGCTGATGCCTACGGTGCTCACGGCGGCGCCCCCGGTGGACCCCACGGAGGAAGCGCCCCAGGTAggacatttatttgtttaattaattatccACAAACAGCTGAGTTCTCGGGTCTTAAGGCCCTCCtcatctccttccgacgtttcaatGACCAATTCCACCGTCTTCCTCAGGAATTCAGATATACAAATAATGCCATTATTCGCCGGGGAAAAAACAGACATTACCTCAGCCGATTTGGCCTTTGCATTGAATATAAAACTTGCAATCGTTAGcttaaacaataataatgatgaaaggGCAGTTATTATTTCAGAGAGGGAAGAATTACGGAGAAGAGGAACGAGGAGTGATGAATGTCCACTCAATGAAAAATACCTCGGTACTTACACCGAAAGAAGgaaatatacatatgtaaatTGACGTGATAGTTTTCAAAATTTGCAGTGAAGTGTATTATTCAGGAATGATATACCTATTCAAGATTAAATATAGcctcaaatatattatttacatggataattataaaattaaggcTATTTGGCTCATTAATGGATGTCATTTCATCTAGTAATTCACATTATcatgaatgagaatatttttctcatttcaaaataGTTCAACTGTCACATCACGAGCATGTTGAGCACGTTACAAAAGGCAATATTCACGTTCCGTGCATATTTTCCCTTTTCCTCTCAGTCATTACAGTGTtagatgtaattttaaaataattaatttcctcttATTAGTGTATAGCCGTGCCTTTCCTACCACTAACTTAAAaacaaaagtaattgaaaattccaCAATTGTCGCATATCAATGACCATGATAATTTACTccaattgaaaattatgttaacATACCCATCTCTCTTCCTAGGTGGTGCCCATGGAGTTGTCGGTAGCGGTGCCCATGGAGGAGTTCACAGCGGTGCTCATGGTAACAATGGCGGGGTTGCCCATGGTAGCAATGGCGGAGTTGGCCATGGTAACAATGGCGGCGGTGCCCATGGTAACAATGGCCATGGTACTCACGGCGCTGGTGTTCACGGAGGAGTAGGCGGCGGCGCTCATGGCATTGGCGGCGGTTCTTACGGATACCTTGTCGGCGGTGGCTACCACGGCGGCATCGGAGCCCCATACGCATGGCCCTACGTCGGCTACGGAGGAGCCGGCCCTCACGCTGGAGCGGCTCACGGCGCCTACGGCTATCTTGTTGGCGGCGGACCCCACGGAAGCGGCGTTGTGGGTCACCATGGAAGCGGCGGCATCGCGGGTTCCCATGGAAGCGGCGTTGTTGTGGGTCACCATGGCAGCGGCGGCATCGTAGGTTCTCATGGAAGCGGCGTTGTCGTGGGTCACCATGGCAGCGGCGGCATCGTAGGTTCCCATGGAAGCGGCCTTGTCGTGGGTCACCACGGCAGCGGTGGCATCGTGGGTTCCCATGGAGGAGTGGGTGGAGGCCACGGAGGCCATGACGGTAGCGGATCCCACGTGCAGGTGGTCGTGGTGAAGCCATCGTACGTGAAGCACCCCGTGTCTGGGGAAGTTACGCCCGTCGGCACGGAAGTACAGATCATCAGCGACCAGGACGGCGCCGGAGACCACGCGCCTGTGCACCCGCTCTTCCCACCCGGCCACCCACAGCACCATCTCAGGGACGGCGAAGCCGCACCAGAGGAGCAGAAAGCGGAGGAAGATGCTGAGGCCTCCGAGTAGCGAGTTTATTGGgcgtcataaaatatttattcgctAATTTATTGTACAATGCCttacatattcatttttatttatcgaaGCTCTGAgtcttttatttaataataaaataattttctactgTAAAGTAGTAagggttttcattttttcctctccttaaAGATTTCAAGTTTCTTGAAGttctattgaattaattttgttctaAGTTTATATTTCACGCAAATCTCTTTAACTTAGTTATCTTCAATTTATACCTTGGTGTTGAATGATTAATATTATATGTTGTGCGCGTACGAAGTTTGCTCTAATCTCGAAAaactcaattaattttaaaaaaagagtgaaatcaatttttaatttaattcctcAGATGTCTTCGTAAATACCTGTCTAATTTTAATTCTTATGTATTTTCTTGTTGTAAATACGTCCTTGCTTTTTAATACATGGCATTAGATACTAATTTTTGCCTAAGTAAAAAGTGTTAGTCAAACACAATATGAAAAAACGCTGCACAATTTAATAAGGATGCAAAGAACTCGATAAGATATCCTAAGTTAACTACATTCCTTGTTCCGATGTTTCTCTTTTCTCCAGCTTTTTATAATCTTGATATTTTACTCTGAAGAGTTCAGATATTAACTGATATTACATCATAATGTTCGTTTCTAAGAATGCAGGAACACAATCGTGAGATAAATAGATACTCTGAGTAGATTTTCCTCACATTTGCCTCGCAACTTCGAATAGCTATTTAAATCGTATGTGACTTTCATCCACCCTGTAATAGCCTCTGGAGATAAATCTGTAATCTTTTGGTCTATTTGCCGTCGATTATGGCACTGTTGCAATTGGCAGGTTATTCTAATAGGTAAATTTCCTTTCCtttatctttttcaattattccactTTGTTTCATATATTGTAACACCATCAAATCAGCGACTCCATTCGTGAACTATGCTCATATTATTATACCTATGTCAACGTAAATTGTCTTCTTCCGTTTCCTCAGTTTGTTCTGTTTCTGAGGTTCTTGCCTGAGTGTTGCTCAACCATAACTTTTCTGATCTTCTACGGCTACTATGAATTCTATTCGACTAATTTTCATCTTCCTCCTCATGACTCTTGCATAGCTTCACCATTGTTCGTCTCCACTCTTTCTCCAACGAGAGGCAGACTTGCAATTTCGCTTAGTCTTCGAGTATTACCCAAGCTTATCTTTCAGCTAACCCATCCGAATTGCACCGTTTCCTCTAGGCATTTAAGTCCTCAGCTTTCCTTATAAATACTTGTctaattttaattcttatattgtCTCTTGCTATGAAAACGTCCTTTTTTAAACATGAcatcatgtattatttttttatacataaaaagtATTAGTCAAACATAAAATTGATAGCGCTGAAGTTATCAACCGAaatttcttattctttcattcaGTTTGCTTCTATGACTAAAATTTTCTGATTTATATGGTCAATATCACTTCTGATTCTTCTATTTTATCAATGTATAATCTTTGAATAGTAACCATTAATGTGGAATACATTGTCGTGCATTTGAGCCTGTGCTTGGCAACCGAGGCCgtggagaggaaatattttagggGTAAGATGTGTGCAGGGCTTAATTTTAGGGGGGATGTATTTGTGGGGGCACTTGATGAGCGGCTCTACCTGAGACAAAATTCCAGGGAGGTTTGACCCTCTTGATCCCCTTGCTCGCTCAAGGCCCCGTTGCCCAATGCCTGTAAGTTGTAAAAACCAACGCCACCCTTCAAGCTAATGGTTGTTATGAACCAAATAgcaatgaaaacataaattgagCACAGCTTTAGTCCTGGTTTGCTACTTATAATTGCAACTCCTGgtaccaaaaatttaaatatttaaactttttggaaatgcaaatGTAACAtggcagaaatattttattaaaatggcattgaattattCAGTAAATCGAAGCACCCAGCTGGAATCTATGCTATTTTGTAAAAATTGAGTGGCGTTTGTCTGTATGTTTGTAATTCTGTTATTAAATCACTCAAAAATCGCTAAAACGAATGAAACGAAGTTGGGAAGGAGGATCCTCGGTTTTTCCAGTTCAAATGTAGGTTATGTAACATACCATATATATTATACATCGGACTATAATTTTCTGAATAATTACTTTCATTAGGCCAAAATCTCTAGATTTCTATCTTTTTAGCGCTAGAGTCTTTGAATAGTAATCACAGAAGCGGAATATGTTTTTGTGCATTTGACAACCGATAAACAAATTAATGAAGGGAATTCTGAGGTCATTCACATGCCTCCATATGGATTTATTAACCACTGATAAGGGATTTGTTCGTTTATTAGAACATGCTACATATCAACGCGTACCCACGCCAGTtcttaataataaagaaaaaagtggaaaacttttttaacaattttttagttCATTAGGGCATAAATATGGCTAACCCAAAGCGAATTCCATTTTTTGAAAGTGCGAATTTTTGCTCTAAATTCAAGTTATGGGAGGACTTAATAACACCCCTATTAACTCACCATTATCATAATATCATCATCGTCATAATATCGTAGAGTCGAAAAGGCAATCTGCTAGATTtcgtttttctttaaaaaagaaaaattcacccACAGGTTACCCTGAAATTTACTGTGCAAGGGTTGATGGAGCGCTAGTACTGAGAGAAGGTTGTACAGGGGAAAGAGATGGATCTGATCAAATACgctacgaatatttttttaaaataacctgCGGAAAAAGGAAATCGAAAATTTTGCGTCAGGCAAAAACACTGGCAAAAATTTTCCGCCGTTAATCCTTTTGAGTGTCagacaaaat
It encodes the following:
- the LOC124161008 gene encoding hornerin-like, whose protein sequence is MWLRPAAPVSALLLLSLLATSAASISLKGLLGFSGLSRETEGPSPTAAERAYDVEGPAEPNEIQETVKEVAEDSDAENRQHHHGNHVVHKTKTVFVEITATKTKHPVCMTVYGVKPPCLPPQASGHGYGHHYGHPQPVHHHVKSDKDNLKETGEAKGEEESAEEEASATRDGDMLLIESSEESADPRHIENLFARHPPFLPTLPPLPTLPPLPTLPPLPAHPFGHTTETITKTLYVTKVSEVVDHRVTAVLVAHNCVPTDTNIPFCPAPHAPLPPPPPPYVPHAPAAHYVSVHNPLGAASPHGSPVPWWVSAAASHHGADAYGAHGGAPGGPHGGSAPGGAHGVVGSGAHGGVHSGAHGNNGGVAHGSNGGVGHGNNGGGAHGNNGHGTHGAGVHGGVGGGAHGIGGGSYGYLVGGGYHGGIGAPYAWPYVGYGGAGPHAGAAHGAYGYLVGGGPHGSGVVGHHGSGGIAGSHGSGVVVGHHGSGGIVGSHGSGVVVGHHGSGGIVGSHGSGLVVGHHGSGGIVGSHGGVGGGHGGHDGSGSHVQVVVVKPSYVKHPVSGEVTPVGTEVQIISDQDGAGDHAPVHPLFPPGHPQHHLRDGEAAPEEQKAEEDAEASE